The proteins below are encoded in one region of Desulfovibrio sp.:
- a CDS encoding cytochrome c3 family protein, translating into MKKPFFVMLVCAALVGAFCLPALWAVEAPKDMVLKAPAGATMTKAPVKFSHASAPHKAADCKACHHNWDGKSDKGFKCSDKGCHDNVDPADKTSEKSFYMAFHKGDSTKSCLGCHKKAKEGGKNPPIACNACHPQQQ; encoded by the coding sequence ATGAAGAAGCCATTTTTTGTGATGTTGGTTTGTGCCGCGCTGGTGGGCGCTTTCTGCCTGCCCGCACTGTGGGCCGTCGAGGCCCCCAAGGACATGGTCCTCAAGGCGCCTGCAGGTGCTACCATGACCAAGGCTCCTGTGAAGTTCAGCCACGCGAGCGCGCCCCACAAGGCCGCTGACTGCAAGGCTTGCCACCACAACTGGGACGGCAAGTCCGACAAGGGCTTCAAGTGCTCGGACAAGGGCTGCCACGACAACGTGGATCCGGCCGACAAGACCAGCGAGAAGAGCTTCTACATGGCGTTCCACAAGGGCGACTCCACCAAGAGCTGCCTTGGTTGCCACAAGAAGGCTAAGGAAGGCGGCAAGAACCCTCCTATCGCTTGCAACGCCTGTCATCCCCAGCAACAGTAG